A portion of the Mesobacillus boroniphilus genome contains these proteins:
- a CDS encoding sulfurtransferase TusA family protein translates to MSISADKVLDAKGLACPMPIVKTKKTMNELEPGQVIEVQATDKGSTTDLKAWAESTGNQYLGTITEGDVLKHYLRKASEDELTNESPHPHTATLEEVLAKLEGNEKITILDVRESAEYAFGHIPNAKSIPLGELEQRFNELNPEEDVYIICRSGSRSDMAAKKLSEKGFKKTINVVSGMKDWTGPTETSVEK, encoded by the coding sequence ATGTCAATTTCTGCGGATAAAGTACTGGACGCAAAAGGACTTGCGTGCCCGATGCCGATTGTCAAAACAAAAAAAACCATGAATGAGCTGGAGCCTGGACAGGTTATCGAGGTGCAGGCTACGGACAAAGGATCAACAACAGATTTAAAAGCATGGGCTGAAAGTACAGGCAATCAATACCTCGGTACAATCACTGAAGGAGATGTGCTTAAACACTATCTCCGTAAAGCTAGTGAAGATGAACTAACCAATGAATCGCCTCACCCCCACACAGCCACGCTTGAAGAAGTGCTGGCGAAGCTTGAGGGGAATGAAAAAATAACGATTCTCGATGTCAGGGAATCAGCTGAATACGCTTTTGGACATATTCCAAATGCGAAATCAATCCCACTTGGAGAGTTGGAGCAGCGTTTCAATGAACTGAATCCTGAAGAGGATGTCTATATCATCTGCCGCTCTGGCTCAAGAAGTGATATGGCAGCAAAAAAGCTATCTGAAAAAGGATTCAAAAAAACAATTAATGTTGTTTCTGGGATGAAGGACTGGACAGGTCCTACGGAAACCTCAGTTGAAAAATAA
- a CDS encoding helix-turn-helix domain-containing protein yields MSLVGYNFGEILKSSRAFKRLTEAQLAEGICTEEDIIQFEKEEKYPTIDQLYKMALKLDVELNHFFDIASTNTYNYAIAVTDLIKKYKRERDYAAIDEITKKEQDNPLFKHTSFKQFLIWHQGICTYYLEEDREKSIGLLNEALSMTHQEPEKMTEREIEILTSMAIIEKDSGNLDKAVELFFKALNQLSELPQVQDSSSWLRILYGLAQALSKLERYEESLIYCSKGIDTCIYEENMYLFGELYYQTGMNCIKLGKLDKGKEYLEKAVAIFKLQRNEKFASLVTTEMEKLLKYC; encoded by the coding sequence ATGAGCCTGGTTGGATATAACTTCGGGGAAATTCTTAAGTCTTCAAGAGCTTTTAAACGATTGACTGAGGCACAATTAGCTGAAGGGATTTGTACTGAAGAGGATATCATTCAATTTGAAAAAGAAGAGAAATATCCAACAATTGATCAATTATATAAAATGGCCTTAAAGCTCGATGTAGAGCTTAACCATTTTTTTGATATTGCTTCCACTAATACTTATAATTATGCAATCGCTGTGACGGATCTAATTAAGAAATATAAAAGAGAACGGGATTACGCAGCAATAGATGAAATAACCAAGAAAGAGCAGGATAATCCACTGTTCAAGCATACATCCTTCAAGCAATTTTTAATTTGGCATCAGGGGATTTGCACCTATTACCTTGAAGAAGATAGAGAAAAATCTATCGGATTGCTAAATGAAGCATTGTCCATGACCCATCAGGAACCGGAGAAAATGACTGAACGGGAAATTGAGATTTTGACCAGCATGGCAATCATTGAAAAGGATAGTGGGAACCTGGACAAGGCAGTTGAGTTGTTCTTTAAGGCATTGAATCAACTATCAGAGCTTCCACAAGTACAGGATTCCAGCAGCTGGCTCAGGATTCTTTATGGCTTGGCCCAGGCTTTGTCAAAGCTGGAGAGATATGAAGAATCACTCATATACTGCAGTAAAGGAATCGACACTTGTATATATGAAGAAAATATGTATTTATTTGGAGAACTTTATTACCAAACAGGCATGAATTGCATTAAATTGGGTAAATTAGATAAAGGTAAGGAGTATTTGGAAAAAGCAGTAGCTATTTTTAAACTCCAGAGAAATGAAAAGTTTGCTAGTTTAGTAACGACTGAAATGGAGAAATTATTGAAATATTGCTGA
- a CDS encoding bifunctional metallophosphatase/5'-nucleotidase yields the protein MTKLTIIQQNDTHGSLELHHELFWKDNKPKLRKTGGFPRIAKYIKDLKSQTENILFLDGGDLFHGTLPLVASKGEAILPGLQKLELDGWVPGNWDFAYGKEQLSSLVEALPFPTIACNVRDQNTNETFMKPLIIKEFEGVKVGVIGLTYPYVDETMPESFSKGLAFSRGVEETRDCVEELKGKVDLIVLLSHMGLPLDVELTTLVDGVDIVLSGHSHDRVEEPITVNGALVVQAGSSASFLGKLEITFQGGKMEDYQYELVTIDESIPEDEEMAGIIDDILEPYSKERDNVVGKTESILHRMTLNEAPMDQLITDSYLYAFDDCDLAFSHGWRYGTPVPAGDITEYNLHTIIPTNPEIFTLKMTGEHLMNALEKNLEMVFSRDPFKQKGGYILRSSGLFMSLKSYNPEGNRIQKLLIGGQEIDLKKKYKIAGAGKQLFKGAETDKTYHGAHAVDVIKRFLKENGTFKADGEQRILST from the coding sequence ATGACGAAGTTGACGATTATCCAGCAAAATGATACTCATGGGAGCCTAGAACTCCATCATGAACTATTTTGGAAAGATAACAAACCTAAACTCCGCAAAACAGGTGGATTTCCGAGGATTGCAAAGTATATCAAAGATCTTAAATCACAAACTGAAAATATTTTATTCCTGGATGGAGGAGACCTGTTTCATGGGACGCTCCCTTTAGTTGCTTCCAAGGGAGAAGCGATTTTGCCAGGATTGCAGAAATTGGAGCTCGATGGCTGGGTCCCTGGAAACTGGGATTTTGCCTACGGGAAGGAGCAGTTGTCTTCACTGGTTGAAGCATTGCCCTTTCCGACTATCGCTTGCAACGTAAGGGATCAGAATACGAATGAGACATTCATGAAACCCTTAATCATTAAAGAATTTGAAGGTGTCAAGGTAGGTGTCATTGGACTGACTTATCCATATGTCGATGAGACTATGCCTGAAAGCTTTTCTAAAGGCCTTGCATTTTCAAGAGGTGTGGAAGAGACTCGTGATTGTGTCGAAGAGTTAAAAGGCAAAGTGGATCTTATTGTATTGTTGAGCCATATGGGACTCCCTCTTGATGTCGAGCTGACAACCCTTGTCGATGGCGTTGATATCGTTTTATCGGGACACAGCCATGACAGGGTTGAAGAACCGATTACCGTCAATGGTGCACTTGTTGTTCAGGCTGGTTCCAGTGCATCATTCCTTGGAAAACTTGAAATCACCTTTCAAGGCGGAAAAATGGAAGACTATCAATACGAATTGGTGACAATTGACGAAAGCATCCCTGAGGATGAGGAAATGGCGGGAATCATTGATGATATATTGGAGCCATACAGTAAGGAGCGGGATAATGTCGTCGGCAAGACGGAGTCTATTTTACACAGAATGACCTTGAATGAAGCACCTATGGATCAGCTGATCACTGATTCATATCTGTATGCGTTTGATGACTGCGATCTGGCGTTTTCACATGGGTGGAGGTACGGTACCCCGGTCCCTGCAGGGGATATAACAGAGTATAATCTGCATACCATCATCCCTACGAACCCTGAAATTTTCACACTCAAAATGACCGGAGAGCACCTGATGAACGCCCTGGAGAAGAATTTGGAGATGGTGTTCTCAAGAGACCCGTTTAAGCAAAAAGGCGGATATATTTTAAGGTCCTCTGGATTATTCATGTCACTTAAGTCATACAATCCGGAAGGAAACAGGATTCAAAAGCTGCTCATCGGTGGTCAGGAAATCGATCTGAAAAAGAAATACAAGATTGCAGGGGCAGGCAAGCAGCTATTCAAAGGCGCAGAAACTGATAAAACCTACCATGGTGCACATGCAGTTGATGTTATTAAGCGATTTTTAAAAGAAAATGGAACATTCAAAGCTGATGGAGAACAAAGAATACTGAGTACCTAA
- a CDS encoding MBL fold metallo-hydrolase, whose translation MVKTISAKEIAQKVINHEDLFIIDARNTDDFDDWKIEGRNVKVHNTPYFDLLEGIDPIKDVLPKDQDIYVVCAKGGSSEFVAEQIEEAGYTNVYSIEGGMKAWSEHLEPVKIGDLKGGGSLYQFVRIGKGCLSYLVESNGEAAIIDTNRMIEQYEEFMSDKDFKLVAMLDTHLHADHISGGKKLADKVGAKYYLPPKDAEEVTFQYEPLQDGDQINVGNTIIRAVYSPGHTIGSTSFIIDDQYLLTGDILFIDSIGRPDLAGLAQDWVGDLRNTLYKRYKELADELLVLPAHYMGIDEMNDDGSVSEKLGVLYAENHGLQIDSEDTFRKTVTENLPPQPNSYQEIRQMNMGKINPDIDEQREMEIGPNRCAVR comes from the coding sequence ATGGTAAAGACAATTTCAGCAAAAGAAATAGCGCAAAAAGTCATTAACCATGAAGACCTGTTTATCATTGATGCAAGAAATACTGATGACTTCGATGATTGGAAGATCGAAGGGCGAAATGTAAAAGTCCATAATACGCCGTACTTTGACCTTCTTGAAGGCATCGATCCAATAAAGGATGTTTTGCCTAAAGACCAGGATATTTACGTTGTATGTGCCAAAGGTGGTTCGTCTGAATTTGTTGCCGAACAAATTGAAGAGGCTGGCTATACCAATGTCTATTCCATTGAAGGCGGTATGAAAGCTTGGAGTGAGCATTTAGAGCCTGTGAAAATCGGCGACCTAAAAGGCGGGGGATCTCTTTACCAGTTTGTCCGCATAGGGAAAGGCTGTCTTTCCTATTTAGTCGAATCAAATGGCGAGGCTGCAATCATCGATACAAACCGGATGATTGAACAGTATGAAGAGTTCATGTCAGACAAGGACTTCAAACTTGTTGCCATGCTTGATACACATCTTCATGCTGACCATATTTCCGGTGGAAAGAAGCTTGCTGATAAAGTGGGAGCTAAATATTACCTTCCGCCTAAAGATGCAGAAGAAGTGACATTCCAATATGAACCTCTTCAGGATGGCGATCAAATCAACGTTGGAAACACTATAATCCGCGCAGTGTACTCTCCAGGACATACAATCGGAAGTACCTCTTTCATCATAGATGATCAATATTTACTGACTGGTGACATTCTGTTCATCGACTCAATCGGACGCCCTGACCTTGCCGGTTTGGCTCAAGACTGGGTAGGCGACTTGAGGAATACTTTATACAAACGATATAAGGAACTAGCTGATGAACTACTTGTCCTGCCAGCCCACTATATGGGAATCGATGAGATGAATGATGACGGAAGCGTTTCAGAAAAGCTTGGTGTCCTTTACGCCGAGAACCATGGTTTGCAAATCGACAGCGAAGATACGTTCAGGAAGACTGTAACCGAGAACCTTCCGCCGCAGCCAAACTCCTACCAGGAAATCAGGCAGATGAATATGGGTAAAATCAACCCGGACATCGATGAACAGCGGGAAATGGAAATCGGGCCAAATCGATGCGCAGTAAGGTAA
- a CDS encoding DedA family protein → MHEFIMIVLDWLASLGYIGIALGLMLEVIPSEIVLGYGGYMISQGSIGFIGAVVAGTIGGTIAQLLLYWLGFYGGRPVLEKYGKYLLINQHHLDVSEKWFRQYGPGVIFSARFIPVVRHAISIPAGIAGMSAIKFTLYTIAAMIPWTIFFLYLGMVLGENWSEIKDVAKPYIIPISIIALGAGAVYLLAARKQNKK, encoded by the coding sequence ATGCATGAATTTATTATGATTGTTTTGGACTGGCTCGCCAGTCTTGGGTACATAGGAATTGCGCTCGGATTGATGCTTGAGGTCATCCCGAGTGAAATCGTCCTTGGCTACGGGGGGTATATGATTTCACAAGGGTCAATTGGTTTTATAGGTGCGGTCGTTGCAGGTACAATCGGCGGTACCATCGCGCAGTTGCTTCTATATTGGCTTGGATTCTATGGCGGCCGACCGGTATTGGAGAAATACGGAAAGTACTTATTGATCAATCAGCATCATTTGGATGTTTCTGAAAAATGGTTCAGACAATATGGACCGGGAGTCATTTTCTCAGCAAGGTTCATTCCGGTGGTCAGGCATGCGATATCCATTCCTGCAGGGATTGCGGGAATGTCAGCCATCAAGTTCACCTTGTATACAATAGCGGCGATGATCCCGTGGACGATTTTTTTTCTCTATCTCGGGATGGTCCTTGGCGAGAACTGGTCAGAAATCAAGGATGTCGCCAAACCATACATAATACCCATCAGCATCATTGCACTCGGAGCAGGCGCCGTGTATTTGCTGGCGGCAAGGAAACAAAATAAGAAGTAA
- a CDS encoding DsrE/DsrF/DrsH-like family protein, which translates to MKVAIIASNGGMFDAYKVFNIATAAAATDAEVGIFFTFEGLNLIHKEAHKQLPMPAGTEHFQEGFARENVPPVEQLVEMAAEMGVKMIACQMTMDVMSLQKDQFVEGIDVGGAASFLHFASDANITLTF; encoded by the coding sequence ATGAAAGTAGCTATCATCGCCTCTAACGGCGGAATGTTCGACGCTTACAAAGTATTCAATATCGCGACTGCGGCAGCAGCAACAGACGCAGAAGTAGGAATTTTCTTCACATTCGAAGGTTTGAACCTGATTCATAAGGAAGCTCACAAGCAACTACCTATGCCTGCAGGCACAGAACACTTCCAAGAGGGCTTTGCAAGAGAAAACGTTCCTCCAGTAGAACAACTTGTTGAAATGGCAGCAGAAATGGGAGTCAAAATGATTGCTTGCCAGATGACAATGGACGTTATGTCTCTTCAAAAAGATCAGTTCGTTGAGGGCATTGACGTCGGTGGAGCTGCTTCATTCCTGCACTTTGCAAGCGATGCTAATATTACGCTGACATTCTAA
- a CDS encoding Ger(x)C family spore germination protein, translating into MKQFKNLVKVFGMICIVLSTAGCWDKKELDMKAYVIGIGLDTHEKEGKIKVTYLIANPEVGSQQTGGGTNEPPEETVTLVADDFISSRNTANTVISKEISYDLLSVIIVSEELARKPDFIRVIYSAAKDREIKRSTVLIITKESAEKFIANNNPTLETRPHKFFEVKIGRGRETGMIPDTDLNDFFQVTESDSDLFLGIYATTETEKSHYESTSDDDFMAGDIYFGGKENAAQFIGSAVFKEGKMIGKITGEETRISSLLDNTWKLEDFKTTFKDPFDDRYRLSARLAKPRRNTYHFKEQSGRPIIDIRVPMYIEVLSDPSMVNYAKNEEKIAELKKSLKKTMEEHLSQYIKYTQEEFKGDTFHLSIPIRKEFANLKEFRDFDWMKSYPNAKVNVSVDIRFGEFGRQTKMPKLEEVRD; encoded by the coding sequence ATGAAGCAGTTCAAGAATCTAGTTAAAGTCTTCGGAATGATATGCATCGTCCTTTCCACGGCCGGCTGCTGGGATAAAAAAGAGCTCGATATGAAGGCCTATGTAATTGGAATTGGCCTGGATACGCATGAAAAGGAAGGGAAAATTAAGGTGACATATTTAATCGCCAATCCCGAGGTGGGCTCCCAGCAAACTGGCGGTGGGACGAATGAACCGCCAGAGGAAACCGTCACATTGGTTGCTGATGATTTTATTAGCTCACGGAATACAGCAAATACCGTCATATCCAAAGAAATATCCTATGATCTGCTAAGTGTTATCATTGTTTCAGAGGAGCTGGCAAGAAAGCCTGATTTTATTAGGGTCATTTACTCTGCTGCAAAAGACAGGGAAATCAAGAGAAGCACTGTGTTGATCATAACCAAAGAAAGTGCGGAAAAGTTCATTGCTAACAACAATCCAACACTTGAGACAAGGCCGCATAAATTTTTTGAAGTCAAAATTGGCAGAGGCAGAGAGACTGGAATGATTCCCGACACAGATTTGAATGATTTTTTTCAGGTAACAGAAAGTGATTCGGATTTATTCCTGGGAATCTATGCAACAACTGAAACTGAAAAGAGTCATTACGAATCGACTTCCGATGATGATTTTATGGCAGGTGACATTTATTTTGGCGGAAAAGAGAATGCTGCACAGTTCATTGGCTCCGCTGTATTTAAAGAAGGAAAGATGATTGGAAAAATCACTGGCGAAGAGACACGAATTTCAAGCTTGCTGGACAATACTTGGAAACTGGAAGACTTTAAGACAACATTCAAGGATCCCTTCGATGATCGGTATCGATTATCTGCAAGATTGGCCAAACCACGAAGGAATACCTATCATTTTAAGGAGCAATCAGGCAGACCAATTATTGACATAAGAGTTCCAATGTATATTGAGGTACTGAGTGACCCAAGTATGGTCAATTATGCTAAAAATGAAGAGAAAATCGCTGAACTTAAGAAATCGTTGAAGAAAACGATGGAAGAACATTTATCTCAATACATCAAATATACACAGGAAGAGTTTAAAGGGGACACCTTTCACCTATCAATTCCAATAAGAAAGGAATTTGCCAATCTTAAAGAGTTCAGGGATTTTGACTGGATGAAATCCTATCCCAATGCAAAAGTTAATGTGAGTGTCGATATCCGATTTGGCGAGTTTGGCCGGCAGACAAAGATGCCAAAGCTCGAAGAAGTGAGGGACTGA
- a CDS encoding TVP38/TMEM64 family protein codes for MALLETLSGQPIWLAILISLTVSIFISIAGIIPSAFVTAANIMYFGFSGGLVISILGEAAGAIISFFLYRKGIKILGQKVNMQKSIKLLDRLKKTAGVEAFLLVFMLRLFPFAPSGLVTLAASYSRMGAPSFMVSSTIGKIPALFIEAYSVHTVLGWRTEYQLATAVIAAVSGVCYYYWTSKRKNGGH; via the coding sequence ATGGCATTATTAGAAACTCTTTCTGGACAGCCGATCTGGCTTGCTATATTGATCAGTCTTACGGTTAGTATCTTTATTTCCATTGCGGGCATTATTCCCAGTGCGTTTGTGACAGCCGCCAATATTATGTATTTTGGATTCTCGGGCGGGCTTGTTATTTCAATCCTCGGCGAAGCAGCCGGAGCGATCATCAGTTTTTTTCTGTATCGAAAAGGAATTAAAATATTGGGTCAAAAAGTCAATATGCAGAAGAGCATAAAGCTTCTGGATCGGCTGAAGAAAACTGCTGGCGTAGAGGCATTTTTGCTAGTGTTTATGTTACGGCTTTTTCCTTTTGCTCCATCCGGCCTAGTGACTCTGGCTGCTTCATACAGCAGAATGGGAGCTCCCTCCTTTATGGTCTCTAGTACAATTGGCAAAATTCCAGCCCTTTTCATCGAGGCGTATTCAGTTCACACTGTACTAGGCTGGAGGACAGAATATCAGCTGGCAACAGCAGTTATTGCGGCTGTCTCTGGAGTCTGTTACTATTATTGGACATCAAAGAGAAAAAACGGAGGACATTAA
- a CDS encoding F510_1955 family glycosylhydrolase: MKHRKKGLITAFAAIMIVFSGCANEEEKDQNQAKPAPAENHAQNNEQQKSNEDSGADFIIKAAPQKIEHIHGIGYPGNDDGLYVASHNGLKIFNNGEWTETTDENHDYMGFQAVKDGFYASGHPAEGSDLKNPLGLVKSIDKGRTLEKVAFYGESDFHFLSASYQDQILYLINQETNSQLERGVYVSRDGAESWEPVELNGLDANSLGMMAVHPLKGGTFAMATREGVYVTDDYGKTMKKTGSFEMVTAAAYSKEALYISPVEQEKIKLVRLNSDQEGAAKDLTIPNLKYDNPITYIAADPEQEGRIAFITILNDLYETVDGGKTWKQLLVNGRIE, from the coding sequence ATGAAACACAGAAAAAAAGGTTTAATAACTGCATTCGCTGCAATAATGATAGTGTTTTCAGGTTGTGCGAACGAAGAGGAAAAGGATCAAAATCAGGCCAAGCCTGCTCCTGCTGAAAATCATGCACAAAATAATGAACAACAGAAATCGAATGAGGATTCCGGGGCTGATTTTATCATAAAGGCAGCACCACAGAAAATTGAGCATATACATGGGATTGGTTACCCTGGAAATGATGATGGGTTATATGTGGCTTCTCACAATGGTTTAAAGATATTCAATAACGGTGAATGGACGGAAACGACGGATGAGAACCATGACTATATGGGGTTTCAGGCTGTTAAAGATGGCTTTTATGCAAGCGGCCATCCAGCAGAGGGTTCGGATTTGAAAAACCCGCTTGGCCTGGTGAAAAGTATCGACAAGGGCAGAACTCTTGAAAAAGTAGCCTTTTACGGGGAAAGTGATTTTCACTTCCTTTCCGCCAGCTACCAGGATCAGATTTTATATCTGATTAACCAGGAAACCAATTCTCAGCTTGAAAGAGGCGTATATGTCTCCAGGGATGGTGCCGAAAGCTGGGAGCCGGTAGAACTGAATGGGCTTGACGCCAATTCACTTGGTATGATGGCTGTTCACCCTCTAAAAGGGGGAACTTTCGCAATGGCTACAAGGGAAGGCGTATACGTAACGGACGACTATGGAAAAACAATGAAGAAAACAGGAAGTTTTGAAATGGTGACAGCTGCGGCCTACTCGAAAGAAGCATTGTATATATCACCAGTCGAACAAGAAAAGATTAAACTAGTCAGACTCAATTCAGACCAGGAGGGAGCAGCTAAAGACCTGACGATTCCAAACCTGAAGTATGATAACCCGATTACTTATATAGCGGCAGACCCTGAGCAGGAAGGCAGGATTGCCTTCATCACTATCCTGAATGATTTATACGAAACCGTGGATGGCGGCAAGACTTGGAAGCAGCTGCTGGTAAACGGCAGAATTGAATAA
- a CDS encoding spore germination protein — MLKEMLRLFKNQAPPTTEKLTGERMDLKEQPFSSNLQENLSVIRTLYSIPDNKDVKLREMYLEGFNKNAALIFISTISDVKSIEENILKPLVENTSANKKVKDVVSIQMVHEIAFVKDAVKNMNKGNALLLLDGEATAYILDCPDFQSRAIEKPDTEILIKGPKEAFNEKVVANISLLRKKIKNENLIVEAVEVSQRSHNDVFILYIRGLANEKLVNNVKERLGSLDANAIQNLSLLEGYIEERNYSLFPSVLTTERPDRAASFLEDGYIALLMDNSPDSLILPATFWSFFHSPEDHYLRIHYGNFTRALRMVALFITVFTSAIYIAITTYHAEMIPPDLLLAIASSRERVPFPAVIEILIMETAFELIREAGLRVPSPIGPTIGIVGALILGQAAVEANIISPIVIIVVALGGLSSFAVSDLSLNFAVRLIRFAFIFSAALIGIYGMTAFFAAGIFYLVSLKSFGVPYLAPLSPSYKSSKDTIFRRLVKNEKLRPGFLKTSDLQKKNDGA; from the coding sequence ATGTTAAAGGAAATGCTCAGGCTGTTCAAGAACCAGGCGCCTCCCACAACGGAAAAACTGACGGGTGAGCGGATGGACCTTAAGGAACAGCCATTCAGCAGCAATCTTCAAGAAAATCTGTCGGTGATCAGGACGCTGTACAGCATTCCCGACAATAAGGATGTAAAATTGCGGGAGATGTATCTTGAAGGTTTCAATAAAAACGCTGCCCTTATATTCATCAGCACGATTTCTGATGTTAAGAGTATAGAAGAAAACATCCTGAAGCCATTGGTGGAAAATACATCAGCAAATAAAAAGGTAAAAGATGTCGTTTCCATCCAGATGGTTCATGAAATCGCTTTTGTTAAGGATGCCGTCAAGAATATGAATAAAGGGAATGCCCTGCTGCTTCTGGATGGGGAAGCAACAGCGTATATCCTGGATTGTCCGGATTTCCAAAGCAGGGCGATTGAAAAACCGGACACTGAAATTTTAATCAAGGGACCGAAAGAGGCATTCAATGAAAAAGTGGTGGCGAATATCTCGCTGCTCAGGAAAAAAATCAAGAATGAGAACCTGATTGTTGAAGCCGTTGAAGTTTCGCAACGTTCCCATAATGATGTGTTTATCCTTTATATCCGTGGACTAGCTAATGAAAAGCTGGTGAATAACGTTAAGGAACGGCTGGGAAGTCTTGACGCCAATGCTATTCAGAATTTATCACTGCTGGAGGGATATATTGAGGAACGGAACTATTCTCTGTTCCCGAGCGTGTTGACGACGGAGCGGCCTGACAGAGCAGCCTCTTTTCTCGAAGATGGCTATATTGCCTTACTAATGGATAATTCGCCTGACAGCCTGATTTTGCCGGCAACATTCTGGTCTTTTTTCCACAGCCCGGAAGATCATTATTTAAGAATCCATTATGGCAATTTCACGAGAGCACTAAGGATGGTGGCCTTATTTATTACCGTCTTCACTTCGGCCATCTATATTGCGATTACGACCTACCATGCTGAAATGATTCCGCCTGACTTGTTACTGGCGATTGCTTCTTCCCGTGAGAGAGTGCCATTCCCTGCGGTTATCGAGATTTTGATAATGGAAACAGCTTTCGAGTTGATACGGGAAGCAGGGCTTCGTGTGCCGAGTCCAATCGGGCCTACTATTGGAATTGTAGGTGCGCTGATTCTTGGACAGGCTGCAGTTGAAGCGAATATCATCAGTCCCATTGTTATCATTGTCGTTGCCCTGGGGGGGCTGAGTTCCTTTGCTGTAAGTGATTTAAGCCTGAACTTCGCTGTCCGGCTCATCCGTTTTGCTTTTATTTTCAGTGCAGCATTAATTGGCATATATGGGATGACGGCTTTTTTTGCGGCCGGAATCTTTTATCTGGTGTCACTCAAATCTTTCGGAGTGCCATATTTAGCACCTCTGTCTCCAAGTTATAAATCTTCCAAAGACACTATTTTTCGCAGACTGGTTAAAAATGAAAAACTGCGGCCAGGTTTCTTGAAAACATCCGATTTACAAAAAAAGAACGATGGGGCATAA
- a CDS encoding GerAB/ArcD/ProY family transporter, with amino-acid sequence MKQNEGKIGIKEYLAIITLTVGTKLSDDTPTIIFEDARNAGWIAVLLMGGMAFIPIILMIKVFSAHQDKNLHEIIIHLFGRFFGNIISIALLVVGLASVTVDSGTYIDIIGTLYFTKTPQSIIYVVLLLVCAYGAKRGIQQIGSMAWVLLPYLKLTLLFAIIFSFGSGHFDFIFPIWGEGKLEILKSSVQNVSIFSDLLFIGLIAPLVTSFKDFKKGTIIGLFIVILEISLAMISFVMLFDYTTAELLNYPFHETIRYIQVGFLPNVETLFFPFWLVATFIRFSFYLYISAVLLGGILKIEEFEYLIPLITTVIFLVGLAPDSPSILLYIIRQKLLMLISPAFLFLPPLMWLIAKIRGDFKNEAVQESS; translated from the coding sequence ATGAAACAAAACGAGGGGAAGATCGGGATAAAAGAATATTTGGCTATCATTACATTGACAGTTGGCACCAAGCTTAGTGACGATACTCCTACTATTATTTTTGAGGATGCAAGGAACGCTGGATGGATTGCCGTATTGCTTATGGGTGGAATGGCATTCATTCCAATTATCCTGATGATCAAAGTTTTTTCAGCACATCAGGACAAGAATTTGCATGAGATTATAATCCATTTGTTTGGGAGATTTTTCGGGAATATCATTTCGATAGCACTCCTGGTGGTGGGACTGGCTTCTGTGACGGTCGACTCTGGGACCTACATTGATATAATCGGGACATTGTACTTCACCAAGACGCCGCAAAGTATCATATATGTGGTGTTACTGCTTGTCTGCGCTTACGGGGCGAAAAGAGGGATTCAACAAATTGGCTCCATGGCATGGGTTTTGCTTCCATATTTAAAACTTACTCTGCTTTTTGCAATAATATTTAGTTTTGGTTCAGGACATTTTGATTTCATTTTTCCAATATGGGGTGAAGGTAAACTGGAGATCCTGAAGTCCTCTGTCCAAAATGTATCGATATTTTCGGATCTTCTATTTATTGGTTTAATCGCTCCGCTGGTAACGTCATTCAAGGACTTTAAAAAAGGGACCATAATAGGCCTTTTCATTGTTATTCTTGAAATTAGCCTGGCGATGATTTCATTTGTAATGCTTTTTGACTACACAACCGCTGAGCTGCTTAATTACCCTTTCCATGAAACAATCCGGTATATCCAGGTTGGATTCCTTCCAAACGTGGAAACTTTATTCTTCCCGTTTTGGCTTGTGGCTACATTTATTAGGTTTTCATTTTATTTATATATAAGCGCGGTGCTTCTGGGAGGGATCCTCAAAATCGAGGAATTTGAGTATTTGATCCCATTAATAACCACGGTGATATTTCTGGTCGGTTTAGCACCAGACAGTCCATCGATCTTGCTTTATATCATAAGGCAAAAACTGTTGATGCTGATTAGCCCGGCGTTCTTGTTCCTGCCGCCGCTAATGTGGCTGATCGCCAAGATTCGGGGTGATTTTAAAAATGAAGCAGTTCAAGAATCTAGTTAA